From the genome of Bradyrhizobium elkanii USDA 76, one region includes:
- a CDS encoding 2,3-bisphosphoglycerate-dependent phosphoglycerate mutase produces the protein MSDRLLVLVRHGQSDWNLKNLFTGWKDPDLTEQGVNEAKEAGRKLKAQGLSFDVAFTSDLIRAQHTLKLMLEQIGQTGLPTTKNLALNERDYGELSGLNKDDARKKWGEDQVLIWRRSYDVPPPGGESLKDTLARTLPYYVQEILPGVLRGQRTLIAAHGNSLRALIMVLEKLTPEQILKRELATGAPVIYRLNADSTVASKVDLAG, from the coding sequence ATGAGTGATCGTCTTCTTGTGCTCGTTCGTCACGGTCAGAGCGACTGGAATCTGAAGAACCTGTTCACCGGGTGGAAGGACCCGGATCTCACCGAGCAAGGCGTCAACGAAGCCAAGGAGGCCGGCCGCAAGCTGAAGGCGCAGGGCCTGTCGTTTGATGTCGCGTTCACCTCCGATCTCATCCGTGCCCAGCACACGCTGAAGCTGATGCTGGAGCAGATCGGCCAGACCGGTTTGCCGACCACGAAGAACCTCGCGCTCAACGAGCGCGATTACGGCGAGCTCTCCGGCCTCAACAAGGACGACGCCCGCAAGAAGTGGGGCGAGGATCAGGTCCTGATCTGGCGCCGTTCCTACGACGTGCCGCCGCCCGGCGGCGAAAGCCTGAAGGATACGCTGGCGCGCACGCTGCCCTATTACGTGCAGGAGATCCTGCCCGGCGTGCTGCGCGGCCAGCGCACGCTGATCGCCGCCCACGGCAATTCGCTGCGCGCGCTGATCATGGTGCTGGAGAAGCTGACGCCGGAGCAGATCCTCAAGCGCGAGCTCGCGACCGGCGCGCCGGTGATCTATCGGCTCAATGCCGATTCCACCGTTGCATCGAAGGTCGATCTGGCAGGCTAA
- a CDS encoding methylated-DNA--[protein]-cysteine S-methyltransferase, producing the protein MMTLAIHDQRLAKPGLQSAALRDYDSVRRAIAFISEHWRTQPTIEAMADAAAVTPDELHHLFRRWAGLTPKAFMQALTLDHAKNLLRDSASVLDAALDSGLSGPGRLHDLFVTHEAMSPGEWKTGGGGMTLRYGFHPSPFGTAIVIATDRGLAGLAFADHGDEQTAFADMKRRWPNATYVEDTDGTTALAQRVFDTRLWRADQPLRVVLIGTDFEVRVWETLLKVPMGRAVSYSDIACKINSPKASRAVGAAVGRNPVSFVVPCHRALGKSGALTGYHWGITRKQAMLGWEAGQVGLH; encoded by the coding sequence ATGATGACACTCGCCATACACGACCAGCGCCTGGCCAAGCCAGGCCTCCAGAGCGCCGCGCTGCGCGACTATGACTCGGTTCGGCGCGCCATCGCCTTCATCTCGGAGCATTGGCGCACACAGCCGACCATCGAGGCGATGGCCGATGCCGCCGCCGTCACGCCGGATGAGCTGCACCATCTGTTCCGCCGCTGGGCCGGGCTGACGCCGAAGGCCTTCATGCAGGCGCTGACCCTGGACCACGCCAAGAACCTCTTGCGCGATTCCGCCAGCGTGCTCGACGCGGCACTCGACTCCGGCCTGTCAGGGCCGGGACGGCTGCACGACCTGTTCGTCACGCATGAGGCGATGTCGCCGGGCGAATGGAAGACCGGCGGCGGCGGCATGACGCTGCGCTACGGCTTCCACCCCTCGCCGTTCGGCACCGCGATCGTGATCGCAACGGATCGCGGGCTCGCGGGGCTTGCCTTCGCCGACCACGGCGACGAGCAGACCGCATTCGCCGACATGAAGCGGCGCTGGCCGAACGCGACCTATGTCGAGGACACCGACGGCACCACCGCATTGGCGCAGCGCGTGTTCGATACAAGGTTGTGGCGGGCGGACCAGCCGCTGCGCGTCGTCTTGATCGGCACCGACTTCGAGGTGCGGGTGTGGGAGACGCTGCTCAAGGTCCCGATGGGCCGCGCGGTCAGCTATTCCGACATCGCCTGCAAGATCAACAGCCCGAAGGCCTCACGCGCGGTCGGCGCGGCAGTCGGCCGCAATCCGGTGTCGTTCGTGGTGCCCTGCCATCGCGCACTCGGCAAGAGCGGCGCGCTGACCGGCTATCACTGGGGCATCACCCGCAAGCAGGCGATGCTGGGCTGGGAAGCGGGACAAGTGGGATTGCACTAA
- a CDS encoding DUF2244 domain-containing protein encodes MTAGNDFDPGEDLMADDLAADAAEAEPKLFSALLTPHRSLNRTGFIVLMSFVTAVSFIAGAVFWWLGAWPIFGFFGLDALVIYWAFKVNFRTAKASEEITVTPSELRLRRISHRGHVAEWVLNPLWVRFEQISHEEFGIERLYLVSRGRRVSVGSFLGPDEKASFSKALTAALNAAKRGPTYNPIA; translated from the coding sequence ATGACCGCAGGCAACGACTTTGATCCGGGCGAAGACCTCATGGCCGATGACCTTGCGGCTGATGCCGCTGAGGCCGAGCCCAAACTGTTCTCGGCATTGCTGACGCCGCACCGCTCGCTGAATCGCACCGGCTTTATCGTGCTGATGTCGTTCGTCACCGCGGTCAGCTTCATCGCCGGCGCAGTGTTCTGGTGGCTCGGCGCCTGGCCGATCTTCGGCTTCTTCGGCCTCGACGCGCTGGTGATCTATTGGGCGTTCAAGGTCAATTTCCGCACCGCCAAGGCGAGCGAGGAAATCACTGTCACGCCGTCGGAACTGCGGTTGCGCAGGATCAGCCATCGCGGTCATGTGGCGGAATGGGTGCTCAATCCGCTCTGGGTGCGGTTCGAACAGATCTCGCATGAGGAGTTCGGCATCGAGCGACTCTATCTGGTCTCCCGGGGTCGCCGGGTCAGCGTTGGCAGCTTCCTGGGACCGGACGAAAAGGCCAGTTTTTCCAAAGCCTTGACGGCGGCGCTCAACGCCGCGAAACGCGGTCCGACTTACAACCCCATCGCCTAG
- the nth gene encoding endonuclease III, whose protein sequence is MAKIIRSQRASTSSVRSAPKKKAAKAATLLPKPGAKKAAKKAAKRTAKPKPWTSEEVYEAFDRFRKANPEPKGELEHLNPYTLLVAVVLSAQATDAGVNKATRALFAVADTPEKMLELGEDRVRDYIKTIGLYRNKARNVIALSQKLIAEFGGEVPRTRAEIESLPGAGRKTANVVLNMAFGEHTMAVDTHVFRVGNRTGLAPGKTPLEVELGLEKVIPTEFMLHAHHWLILHGRYTCLARGPRCDVCLINDLCRWPEKTV, encoded by the coding sequence ATGGCCAAAATCATCCGCTCTCAACGCGCCAGCACGTCAAGCGTTCGCTCCGCACCGAAGAAGAAAGCCGCGAAAGCGGCAACGCTGCTGCCCAAACCCGGGGCAAAGAAGGCGGCCAAGAAGGCCGCCAAGCGAACCGCAAAGCCCAAGCCATGGACATCGGAGGAGGTCTACGAGGCTTTCGACCGGTTCCGCAAAGCCAATCCCGAGCCCAAGGGCGAGCTCGAGCACCTCAACCCCTACACGCTGCTGGTTGCGGTGGTGCTGTCGGCGCAGGCGACCGATGCCGGCGTCAACAAGGCGACGCGAGCGCTGTTCGCGGTCGCCGACACGCCGGAGAAGATGCTTGAGCTCGGCGAAGACAGAGTGCGCGACTACATCAAGACCATCGGGCTCTATCGCAACAAGGCGAGGAACGTCATCGCGCTCTCGCAGAAGCTGATCGCCGAGTTCGGCGGCGAGGTGCCACGCACGCGCGCCGAGATCGAGTCGCTGCCCGGCGCCGGCCGCAAGACCGCGAATGTCGTGCTCAACATGGCATTCGGCGAGCACACGATGGCGGTCGACACCCATGTGTTTCGCGTCGGCAACCGCACCGGGCTCGCGCCCGGCAAGACGCCGCTCGAAGTCGAGCTGGGATTGGAAAAGGTGATCCCGACCGAGTTCATGCTGCACGCCCATCACTGGCTGATCCTGCATGGCCGCTACACCTGCCTCGCCCGTGGTCCACGTTGCGACGTATGCCTGATCAACGATCTCTGCCGATGGCCGGAAAAGACCGTCTGA
- a CDS encoding HlyD family secretion protein, translating into MAEQVEGGPSPASQTAPAVTAAPAKPQSVASGFWSRFAIPLFAVLIALVFIAVATSRWDAWVGSATIQTTNDAYVRAELTQLSSRVSGEVLTVAVSDFQRVKAGDLLVQIDPADYQAQVAQAEAGVVGAQAVLDNLNNQVELQYATIAQAEAARLSAEAQQTLARQEEERQQSLSQTDAGTRQRLEQATASYAKAEADVRASRAVIAAQRHQLEVLQGTKKQRAADLDAAKALLASAKLKLGYTKIVAPFDGVTGERQVQPGDYVNIGANLINVVPLPNVYVIANYKETQLTNVKPGQPVEVTVDTFAGQKLRGIVERIAPASGSQFALLPPDNATGNFTKVVQRIPVRIQFDKGQPLLERLLPGMSVVTRIDTGEAVANGGK; encoded by the coding sequence GTGGCAGAGCAGGTTGAAGGTGGTCCGTCACCCGCCAGCCAGACCGCGCCTGCTGTAACGGCAGCACCGGCCAAGCCGCAATCAGTAGCAAGCGGCTTCTGGAGCCGTTTCGCGATTCCGCTGTTTGCCGTGCTCATTGCGCTGGTGTTCATCGCGGTGGCGACCAGTCGCTGGGATGCCTGGGTCGGCAGCGCCACGATCCAGACCACCAATGATGCCTATGTGCGCGCCGAATTGACCCAGCTCTCCAGCCGCGTGTCGGGCGAGGTGCTCACCGTCGCCGTCTCCGATTTCCAGCGCGTCAAGGCCGGCGATCTCCTGGTGCAGATCGATCCGGCCGACTATCAGGCGCAGGTGGCGCAGGCCGAGGCCGGCGTGGTCGGTGCCCAGGCCGTGCTCGACAACCTCAACAACCAGGTCGAGCTGCAATATGCGACCATCGCGCAGGCCGAGGCTGCACGGCTGTCTGCAGAGGCGCAGCAGACCCTGGCACGCCAGGAGGAAGAGCGTCAGCAGTCGTTGTCGCAAACCGACGCCGGCACGCGGCAGCGGCTCGAGCAGGCGACCGCATCCTACGCCAAGGCGGAGGCCGACGTGCGCGCCAGCCGCGCGGTGATAGCGGCGCAGCGCCATCAGCTCGAGGTCTTGCAGGGCACCAAGAAGCAGCGTGCCGCCGACCTCGACGCCGCCAAGGCGCTGCTGGCATCGGCCAAGCTCAAGCTTGGCTATACGAAGATCGTCGCGCCGTTCGACGGCGTCACCGGCGAACGCCAGGTGCAGCCAGGCGACTACGTCAACATCGGCGCTAATCTGATCAATGTCGTGCCGCTGCCGAACGTCTATGTGATCGCCAACTACAAGGAGACCCAGCTGACCAACGTCAAGCCGGGCCAGCCGGTCGAGGTGACCGTGGATACGTTCGCGGGCCAGAAGCTGCGCGGCATCGTCGAGCGCATCGCGCCGGCGAGCGGATCGCAATTCGCGCTGCTGCCGCCCGATAACGCCACCGGCAATTTCACCAAGGTGGTGCAGCGCATTCCGGTGCGTATCCAGTTCGACAAGGGCCAGCCATTGCTCGAGCGCCTGCTGCCGGGCATGTCGGTCGTCACGCGGATCGACACCGGCGAGGCGGTCGCCAATGGCGGAAAGTGA
- a CDS encoding MFS transporter produces MAESDDRDRGPVSRGDVARYPLFAVVAVLLGAFLANFDSRLTSVGLPDLRGAFSLSFDEGAWLSTAAIGSQIFVAPAVAWLATVFGLRRVLGIPSLVYAVVSLTIPFVRDYTMLITLSIAHGMLLGTFVPATLMIILRNLPIRWWLPAIAMYSIRVGFALDSSSSLVGFYVEHLGWQWLYWQGVVIAPLMGLMVYLGTPNEPVNRDLLHHADWGGMLLLGAGVSMVYAGLDQGNRLDWLSSGTVMALLIGGGLLIIAFMINEMVARRPWAHFNVLFSRNIGLSLIVILLYTLTSLSNSSLVPNFLGTIGALRPEQSGVLLFTYGALPMFVLVPISILLLRHFDPRIVVVLGFSAFAAANLWGTQLSHVWAREDFVGIVLLTSIGQAFTLLPIIIMALSNSDPSRATAFTAYIQIMRLGGAEIGVALMVTWLRVREQIHSNYLGQHVQNGDIDVVNLLKRLAGEFSGHGIGTATGRAVGTLAALVQREANTLAYIDGFWLCFWLAILALVLVAFITRAPQGPLSPAPLGFVKNVMRRLGAAAS; encoded by the coding sequence ATGGCGGAAAGTGACGACCGCGACCGTGGTCCGGTCTCGCGCGGCGACGTCGCGCGCTATCCGCTGTTCGCGGTCGTCGCCGTGCTGCTCGGCGCGTTCCTGGCGAATTTCGACAGCCGCCTGACCTCGGTCGGCCTGCCCGATTTGCGCGGTGCGTTCTCGCTCAGCTTCGACGAGGGCGCCTGGCTCTCGACGGCTGCGATCGGCTCGCAGATCTTCGTCGCGCCTGCGGTGGCCTGGCTTGCCACCGTGTTCGGCCTGCGCCGGGTGCTCGGCATTCCGAGCCTGGTCTATGCGGTGGTCTCGCTGACCATCCCGTTCGTGCGCGACTACACCATGCTGATCACGCTCAGCATCGCCCACGGCATGCTGCTCGGCACCTTCGTGCCGGCGACGCTGATGATCATCCTGCGCAATTTGCCGATCCGATGGTGGCTGCCGGCGATCGCGATGTATTCGATCCGCGTCGGCTTCGCGCTCGATTCGTCGAGCTCGCTGGTCGGCTTCTATGTCGAGCATCTCGGCTGGCAGTGGCTGTATTGGCAAGGCGTGGTGATCGCGCCGCTGATGGGGCTGATGGTGTATCTCGGCACGCCGAACGAGCCGGTCAACCGCGACCTGCTGCACCATGCCGATTGGGGCGGCATGCTGCTGCTCGGCGCCGGGGTGTCGATGGTCTATGCCGGACTGGATCAGGGCAACCGGCTGGACTGGCTCTCGTCGGGCACGGTGATGGCGCTTCTGATCGGCGGCGGGCTGTTGATCATCGCCTTCATGATCAACGAGATGGTTGCGCGCCGGCCCTGGGCGCATTTCAACGTGCTGTTCTCGCGCAATATCGGGCTCTCGCTGATCGTCATCCTGCTGTACACGCTGACCAGCCTGTCGAATTCGTCGCTGGTGCCGAACTTCCTCGGCACTATCGGCGCGCTGCGGCCGGAGCAGTCGGGCGTGCTGCTGTTCACCTACGGCGCGCTGCCGATGTTCGTGCTGGTGCCGATCTCGATTTTGCTGCTGCGCCACTTCGATCCGCGTATCGTCGTGGTGCTCGGCTTCTCGGCATTCGCGGCGGCCAATCTCTGGGGCACGCAGCTGAGCCATGTCTGGGCGCGCGAGGATTTTGTCGGCATCGTCCTGCTCACGTCGATCGGGCAGGCGTTCACGCTGCTGCCGATCATCATCATGGCGCTGTCGAATTCCGATCCGTCGCGGGCGACGGCGTTCACGGCCTATATCCAGATCATGCGCCTTGGCGGCGCCGAGATCGGCGTCGCGCTGATGGTCACCTGGCTGCGGGTCCGCGAGCAGATCCATTCCAACTACCTCGGACAGCATGTGCAGAACGGCGATATCGACGTCGTGAACCTGCTCAAGCGGCTGGCAGGTGAATTTTCCGGCCACGGCATCGGGACAGCGACGGGGCGCGCCGTCGGCACGCTGGCGGCGCTGGTGCAGCGCGAGGCCAACACGCTCGCCTATATCGACGGCTTCTGGCTGTGCTTCTGGCTTGCGATCCTAGCGCTGGTCCTGGTCGCCTTCATCACGCGCGCGCCGCAGGGCCCGTTGTCGCCGGCACCGCTTGGCTTCGTGAAGAACGTGATGCGCAGGCTGGGCGCCGCCGCTTCCTGA
- a CDS encoding type III polyketide synthase, with protein MKQTAALVSLATAVPPHLFHQGQVLQAARNLLADRYAEFETLSSLFANTGIQHRYGVKPIEWYLERRGWPERTRAFLEGAETLYVDVARKAIARADLTGGDIDIVVTVCSTGIATPSLEARVAGKLGLRTDVSRVPVFGLGCAGGVSGLSIAARLAEARPGANVLLVALELCTLAVRHDELTKANIVAASLFGDGAAAIVLRAGDGGATRIEATGEKLWPDTLDIMGWTVDPEGFGVVFQRTIPDFVRNHVGPAIAEILARMQLTANDVDRFLCHPGGAKVIAALERALSLDQGTLDHERDVIAACGNMSGPTVLFVLERACAKGLPPRSLLTALGPGFTLSCVALRHAA; from the coding sequence ATGAAGCAGACGGCCGCGCTTGTTTCCCTGGCGACGGCGGTTCCACCGCATCTATTCCATCAGGGACAGGTCCTGCAGGCCGCGCGCAATCTCCTCGCCGACCGCTACGCCGAATTCGAGACGCTCTCCAGCCTGTTCGCCAACACCGGTATCCAGCATCGCTACGGCGTCAAGCCGATCGAATGGTATCTCGAACGGCGCGGCTGGCCGGAGCGAACGCGGGCGTTTCTCGAGGGCGCGGAGACATTGTACGTCGACGTGGCCCGCAAGGCGATTGCGCGCGCCGACCTGACCGGCGGGGACATCGATATCGTGGTCACGGTGTGCTCGACGGGAATAGCCACGCCGTCGCTGGAGGCGCGCGTCGCCGGCAAGCTCGGTCTGCGGACGGATGTGTCGCGCGTGCCGGTGTTCGGCCTCGGCTGCGCGGGCGGTGTGTCCGGCCTGTCGATCGCGGCGCGGCTGGCCGAAGCGCGGCCGGGAGCGAACGTGCTGCTGGTTGCGCTCGAGCTCTGCACGCTCGCGGTCCGGCACGACGAGCTCACCAAGGCAAATATCGTTGCGGCCAGCCTGTTCGGCGATGGCGCGGCCGCGATCGTGCTGCGAGCCGGGGACGGTGGTGCGACGCGGATCGAGGCGACGGGCGAAAAGCTGTGGCCGGATACGCTCGACATCATGGGCTGGACGGTCGATCCGGAGGGATTCGGCGTGGTCTTTCAGCGAACCATTCCGGATTTCGTCCGCAACCATGTTGGTCCGGCCATCGCCGAAATCCTCGCGCGGATGCAGCTGACGGCCAATGACGTCGACCGCTTCCTCTGCCATCCCGGCGGCGCCAAGGTCATCGCCGCGCTGGAGCGGGCACTCTCTCTCGATCAGGGCACGCTCGATCACGAACGCGACGTCATCGCGGCTTGCGGCAACATGTCGGGCCCGACGGTTCTCTTTGTTCTGGAGCGAGCCTGCGCCAAGGGATTGCCGCCGCGCTCGCTGCTCACGGCGCTCGGGCCGGGCTTCACGCTCAGCTGCGTTGCGCTCAGGCACGCGGCGTGA
- a CDS encoding isoprenylcysteine carboxyl methyltransferase family protein: MSFASVILALVTLQRLGELVLSRRNTERLLAQGAVEVGANHYPLIVLVHAGWLTALWIWGRNQDVNLAALAGFLVLQGLRVWILAALGPRWTTRIVVLPGAPLIASGPYRYFPHPNYAVVVGEIALLPLALHLPRLALIFTLVNLAMLALRIRVENRALSVSDWPRASTP, encoded by the coding sequence GTGAGCTTCGCGTCGGTCATCCTCGCGCTGGTCACGCTGCAGCGTCTCGGCGAGCTCGTGCTGTCACGTCGCAACACCGAGCGGCTTCTCGCGCAAGGCGCGGTCGAGGTCGGCGCCAATCACTACCCGCTCATTGTCCTGGTTCACGCCGGCTGGCTGACCGCGCTGTGGATCTGGGGCCGCAACCAGGACGTCAATCTGGCCGCGCTGGCGGGTTTCCTAGTGCTGCAAGGCTTGCGGGTGTGGATCCTCGCCGCGCTCGGGCCGCGATGGACCACGCGAATCGTCGTGCTGCCGGGCGCGCCGCTGATCGCATCCGGGCCGTACCGATATTTCCCGCATCCAAACTACGCCGTCGTGGTTGGTGAAATCGCGCTGCTACCCCTCGCGCTGCACCTGCCGCGATTGGCGCTGATCTTTACCCTCGTCAATCTCGCGATGCTTGCGCTCCGGATTCGGGTCGAGAACCGCGCGCTCTCCGTCTCCGACTGGCCACGCGCAAGCACGCCATGA